A single Calidifontibacter indicus DNA region contains:
- a CDS encoding N-6 DNA methylase, with product MSTLGSFIWSIADQLRGPYRPNQYGNVILPLTILRRLDCILEPDRDTVRELAAKFDNPNRLKIEVKKATGRSFYNTSNYSFANLLKDADGLADNLNDYIDRFSPDVDVFEYFDVKKEIVALEKAELLREVVKSFAAIDLHPSLVSNSDMGDAFEYIIRKFNEAANETSGDHYTPRDAIKLLVDLLFAEEDAGLSEAGAVRTLYDPTAGTGGMLSLAQEHLLQQNPDARLSLFGQEYNPQSYAICKSDMLAKGNDPSNIAFGNTLTDDAFVNRQFDFCMSNPPYGVDWKQYAKSIKQEKDSAGPYGRFAPGLPATSDGQMLFLLHLAHKMRDPQDGGGRVGIVMNGSPLFNGSAGSGPSEIRRHLLENDLVEAIVALPTNMFFNTGIATYIWILDNAKQPERKGTVQLIDGTSYWTKMRKSLGSKNREISDEDRAKVVKLYADFDDADPAQSKVLRNDEFGYWTITVERPLLDDNGEPVVDRKGKPKPDSKKRDTENVPFAYGGSTAGRLGKNEVIQVYFDAEVAPHVPDAWIDHTKTKVGYEIPFTRHFYKYVPPRPLAEIDADLEKQVAKILGLLREVEA from the coding sequence TTGAGCACGCTCGGAAGTTTCATTTGGTCGATCGCTGACCAGCTGCGGGGGCCGTATCGCCCGAACCAGTACGGCAACGTGATCCTTCCGCTGACGATCCTGCGGCGCCTCGACTGCATCCTCGAGCCGGACCGGGACACGGTGCGCGAGCTGGCGGCCAAGTTCGACAACCCGAACCGGCTCAAGATCGAGGTCAAGAAGGCCACCGGGCGATCGTTCTACAACACCTCGAACTACTCGTTCGCGAACCTGCTCAAGGATGCCGACGGCCTGGCGGACAACCTCAATGACTACATCGACCGGTTCTCCCCGGACGTCGACGTGTTCGAGTACTTCGACGTCAAGAAGGAGATCGTCGCGCTCGAGAAGGCGGAGCTGCTGCGCGAGGTCGTGAAGTCGTTCGCGGCGATCGACCTGCACCCGAGCTTGGTGTCCAACTCCGACATGGGTGACGCCTTCGAGTACATCATCCGCAAGTTCAACGAGGCCGCGAACGAGACCTCCGGAGACCACTACACGCCCCGCGACGCGATCAAGCTGCTCGTCGACCTGCTCTTCGCCGAGGAAGACGCCGGCCTGTCTGAGGCCGGTGCCGTGCGGACCCTCTACGACCCCACGGCGGGCACGGGCGGCATGCTCTCCCTGGCCCAGGAGCACCTGCTCCAGCAGAATCCCGACGCCCGGTTGAGCCTGTTCGGGCAGGAGTACAACCCGCAGTCGTACGCGATCTGCAAGTCGGACATGCTCGCCAAGGGCAACGACCCGAGCAACATCGCCTTCGGAAACACCCTCACCGACGATGCGTTCGTGAACCGTCAGTTCGACTTCTGCATGTCCAACCCGCCCTACGGCGTCGACTGGAAGCAGTACGCCAAGTCGATCAAGCAGGAGAAGGATTCCGCCGGACCGTACGGACGCTTCGCCCCGGGTCTGCCGGCGACCTCGGACGGGCAGATGCTCTTCCTGCTCCACCTTGCGCATAAGATGCGCGACCCGCAGGACGGCGGCGGTCGGGTCGGGATCGTCATGAACGGCTCCCCGCTGTTCAACGGCAGTGCAGGGTCGGGCCCGTCGGAGATCCGCCGGCACCTACTGGAGAACGACCTCGTCGAGGCGATCGTCGCGTTGCCGACCAACATGTTCTTCAACACGGGGATCGCGACGTACATCTGGATCCTCGACAACGCCAAGCAGCCGGAGCGTAAAGGCACCGTCCAGCTCATCGATGGCACGTCCTACTGGACGAAGATGCGCAAGAGCCTCGGCTCGAAGAATCGTGAGATCAGTGATGAGGATCGCGCCAAGGTCGTCAAGCTCTACGCCGACTTCGATGACGCGGACCCCGCCCAGTCGAAGGTGCTCCGCAATGACGAGTTCGGCTACTGGACCATCACCGTTGAGCGCCCCTTGTTGGACGACAATGGCGAGCCGGTCGTCGATCGCAAGGGCAAGCCGAAGCCCGATAGTAAGAAGCGCGACACCGAGAACGTGCCCTTCGCCTACGGCGGATCCACAGCGGGTCGCCTCGGCAAGAACGAAGTCATCCAAGTCTACTTTGACGCCGAGGTCGCACCGCACGTCCCCGACGCGTGGATCGACCACACCAAGACCAAGGTCGGCTACGAGATCCCCTTCACCCGCCACTTCTACAAGTACGTGCCGCCCCGGCCACTCGCCGAGATCGACGCCGACCTGGAGAAGCAAGTTGCCAAGATCCTCGGACTCCTGCGCGAGGTGGAGGCGTGA
- a CDS encoding DUF6414 family protein, protein MRDFLYLDSRLVDQYLAQVEGGLYDEEQERSLGGSIHGTEGGVPMVFVKRRLGFSVGRGFRREASRTARRSVVGRGR, encoded by the coding sequence ATGCGCGACTTTCTATACCTCGACAGCCGACTGGTCGACCAGTACCTCGCCCAGGTCGAGGGCGGCCTCTACGACGAGGAGCAAGAACGAAGTCTCGGCGGGAGCATCCATGGCACCGAGGGAGGTGTCCCTATGGTCTTCGTCAAGCGGCGGCTGGGGTTTTCTGTTGGTAGAGGGTTCCGTCGCGAAGCATCGCGTACAGCACGTCGCAGCGTCGTCGGGCGAGGCAGATGA
- a CDS encoding IS110 family transposase, translating to MSRPDYAVYIGLDVGKQAHHACALNVDGTRLHDKPLPQDESSLRGLLTELGTHGRLLVVVDQPATIGALPVAVARAMGIDVAYLPGLAMRRIADLHPGNAKTDARDAYVIAEAARSMPHALRRVDVGDDTLADLEVIVGFDDDLAGQVTAQANRIRGLLTQVNPALERVLGPRIQHPAVLELLTRFGGPTGLRAAGRRRLLAVAKPRAPRSYQRLVDDIQTALTEQTVTVPGTRAAELVLPKLATGLARLLHDRDELGTQLEDMLDAHPLAAVLTSMPGIGVRTGARILLEVGDGSSFPTSGHLAAYAGLAPVTRRSGTSIRGEHPARGGNKHLKRAMFLAAFAALHDPTSRAYYDRKRGQGKKHNAALICLARRRCDVLYAMLRDGTLYQQKTPAAA from the coding sequence ATGTCCCGACCTGACTACGCGGTGTACATCGGGCTCGATGTCGGCAAACAGGCGCACCACGCCTGCGCGCTGAACGTCGATGGCACACGGCTGCACGACAAACCGTTGCCCCAAGACGAGTCGTCGCTGCGTGGCCTGCTGACCGAACTCGGCACGCACGGTCGCCTGCTGGTCGTGGTCGATCAACCCGCAACGATCGGCGCGCTGCCCGTCGCGGTCGCCCGAGCCATGGGTATCGATGTGGCCTATCTGCCCGGGCTGGCGATGCGCCGTATCGCCGACCTGCACCCCGGCAACGCCAAGACCGACGCAAGGGACGCGTACGTCATCGCCGAAGCCGCCCGGTCGATGCCGCACGCCCTGCGACGGGTTGATGTCGGCGACGACACCCTGGCCGACCTGGAAGTCATCGTCGGCTTCGATGACGACCTGGCCGGGCAGGTCACCGCGCAAGCAAACCGGATCAGAGGCCTTCTGACACAAGTGAACCCAGCCCTCGAACGTGTCCTCGGCCCACGCATCCAACACCCGGCAGTCCTCGAACTCCTGACCCGCTTCGGTGGCCCGACCGGCCTGCGCGCGGCCGGCCGGCGACGTCTGCTCGCCGTCGCCAAACCCCGCGCGCCCCGCTCCTACCAACGCCTCGTCGACGACATCCAGACAGCGCTCACCGAGCAGACCGTCACCGTCCCTGGCACCCGAGCCGCCGAGCTGGTCCTGCCCAAACTCGCGACCGGACTGGCGCGCCTGCTGCACGACCGGGACGAGCTGGGAACCCAACTGGAGGACATGCTCGATGCCCACCCTCTTGCCGCGGTCCTGACCTCGATGCCCGGCATCGGCGTCAGGACCGGCGCACGGATCCTGCTCGAAGTCGGCGACGGTTCGAGCTTCCCCACCTCCGGCCACCTCGCCGCGTACGCCGGCCTCGCACCCGTCACCCGCCGATCCGGCACCTCGATCCGCGGTGAGCACCCCGCCCGAGGCGGCAACAAGCACCTCAAACGAGCGATGTTCCTCGCCGCGTTCGCCGCACTGCACGACCCGACCTCGCGGGCGTACTACGACCGCAAACGCGGCCAAGGCAAGAAGCACAACGCCGCCCTCATCTGCCTCGCCCGACGACGCTGCGACGTGCTGTACGCGATGCTTCGCGACGGAACCCTCTACCAACAGAAAACCCCAGCCGCCGCTTGA
- a CDS encoding DUF6414 family protein: MRIGPATAGGSRKREASEEISRTRRQTPESRFNRLIGQLTAKTVDSQTRGTYGSVSNRDLVEVECYVDVPSAARAIAHAGELAGIAHLASAFGTMIDGETRSALDGMSALSERAGGSVVATGETNENEATFVFKLDADKLRVAVDELEGDAVVVGQVIKKWPEGESHPMITIPGINLLSRAERRKMAKEQRATSDGTDDATIPGPGITVNVIAIFR, from the coding sequence GTGCGGATCGGGCCAGCTACAGCCGGTGGGTCTCGGAAGCGGGAAGCGTCGGAGGAGATCAGCCGAACACGCCGGCAGACACCCGAATCGCGATTCAATCGCCTCATCGGGCAGCTGACCGCGAAGACGGTTGACTCTCAAACCCGAGGGACCTACGGCAGCGTTTCGAATCGTGACCTCGTAGAGGTGGAGTGCTACGTGGACGTGCCGAGTGCAGCGCGTGCCATTGCGCACGCTGGGGAACTCGCCGGCATCGCTCACCTAGCCAGCGCCTTCGGGACCATGATCGACGGCGAAACACGGTCTGCCCTCGATGGGATGAGCGCTCTGTCGGAACGGGCCGGAGGATCCGTGGTCGCGACGGGTGAAACGAATGAGAACGAGGCGACGTTCGTCTTCAAACTGGATGCAGACAAGCTTCGCGTCGCTGTCGACGAACTTGAGGGCGACGCTGTAGTCGTCGGCCAGGTCATCAAGAAGTGGCCGGAGGGTGAATCCCATCCGATGATCACCATCCCCGGCATCAACCTGCTAAGTCGGGCCGAACGACGCAAGATGGCCAAGGAGCAGCGTGCGACATCCGACGGCACGGACGACGCAACGATTCCTGGGCCCGGGATCACGGTCAACGTGATCGCAATCTTCCGATGA
- a CDS encoding peptidoglycan-binding domain-containing protein: MVNITHEAWVRQPTTVVASNLQPWPVLRRGANGHPVPTLQHLLNAHGATLTADGSFGALTDAAVRHFQQGAGLAVDGIVGPITWSHVIITCRSGSRGSAVKGVQVEINFRNLSGNPATELAVDGQYGPLTQSAVRAFQQAVHADVPNITADGVCGTLTWQALVSGMLAG; the protein is encoded by the coding sequence ATGGTCAACATCACCCACGAGGCGTGGGTGCGGCAGCCGACGACGGTGGTCGCGAGCAACCTGCAGCCGTGGCCCGTGCTGCGCCGCGGCGCGAACGGTCATCCTGTGCCGACGCTGCAGCATCTGCTCAACGCGCACGGTGCGACCTTGACCGCCGACGGCTCGTTCGGTGCGCTGACCGACGCAGCGGTGCGGCACTTCCAGCAGGGTGCCGGCCTCGCCGTCGACGGCATCGTCGGCCCGATCACCTGGTCGCACGTGATCATCACGTGCCGGTCGGGCAGCCGCGGCTCGGCCGTCAAGGGAGTGCAGGTGGAGATCAACTTCCGCAACCTGTCGGGCAACCCGGCCACCGAACTCGCGGTCGACGGGCAGTACGGCCCACTCACGCAGAGCGCGGTGCGGGCCTTCCAGCAGGCGGTGCACGCCGACGTCCCGAACATCACGGCGGACGGCGTGTGCGGCACCCTCACCTGGCAGGCGCTGGTCAGCGGAATGCTGGCGGGCTGA
- a CDS encoding SDR family NAD(P)-dependent oxidoreductase, with translation MTTTAVVTGASSGMGLFAAVELAKRGLDVVGTVRDTARASALLEAADEAGVSVSIAELEVTDPAAGDRLAAIAAEHDGIDVLINNAGRGCVGTAEDLTMDEIEAQLAVNYLGPVRLTKAVLPAMRERGQGRILTVTSVGGVVGQPFADAYCGAKFAVEGFMQSLAVVAREVGVWVSVVEPAAVASSFVDNAARTASEGPYAALLDAYLARTKVSFAAAQQAADAGRAIADAATSDTYRFRWQTSEAAERFAGISLADLDGSRVQGVTAGWIAPSGSA, from the coding sequence ATGACCACCACCGCAGTCGTCACCGGAGCGTCGTCCGGGATGGGTCTGTTCGCCGCTGTCGAGTTGGCCAAGCGCGGCCTCGACGTCGTCGGCACGGTGCGTGACACCGCCCGCGCGAGCGCTCTGCTCGAGGCCGCCGACGAAGCCGGGGTGTCGGTGAGCATCGCCGAACTCGAGGTCACCGACCCCGCCGCGGGCGACCGCCTCGCGGCCATCGCCGCCGAACACGACGGCATCGACGTGCTGATCAACAACGCCGGACGCGGCTGCGTCGGCACCGCCGAAGACCTCACGATGGACGAGATCGAAGCCCAACTCGCGGTCAACTACCTCGGCCCGGTGCGCCTCACCAAGGCGGTGCTGCCCGCCATGCGCGAGCGCGGACAGGGGCGCATCCTCACCGTCACCAGCGTCGGCGGCGTGGTGGGTCAGCCGTTCGCCGACGCCTACTGCGGGGCGAAGTTCGCGGTCGAGGGCTTCATGCAGTCGCTCGCCGTCGTCGCCCGCGAGGTCGGCGTCTGGGTGAGCGTCGTCGAACCGGCCGCGGTCGCCAGCTCGTTCGTCGACAACGCCGCCCGCACCGCGAGCGAGGGGCCGTACGCCGCGCTGCTCGACGCCTACCTGGCCCGCACCAAGGTGTCGTTCGCCGCCGCACAGCAGGCCGCCGACGCCGGACGCGCCATCGCCGACGCCGCGACCTCCGACACCTACCGCTTCCGCTGGCAGACCTCCGAGGCCGCCGAACGGTTCGCCGGCATCTCGCTCGCCGACCTCGACGGCAGCCGCGTGCAGGGCGTGACCGCCGGGTGGATCGCACCGAGCGGCTCGGCCTGA
- a CDS encoding heavy metal translocating P-type ATPase, with protein sequence MSTEPQNAGHEHHGAVSAEQSSQEHAGHAGHADHAGHGGHGGHGGHGGHGGHGGHVAMFRRLFWGSLVVAIPTVLLSRMFADLVGYDLPHNVLIDAAPPVLGTVLYVWFGRPFLTGAVGEVKARQPGMMLLVALAITVAFVASWGATLGLLPHHLDFWWELALLVVIMLLGHWIEMRSLARTTSALDSLAALLPDEAERVDGDEISTVSPSDLRAGDIVVVRPGGSVPADGRVVQGSAAMDEAMITGESRTVRREVGDAVVAGTIATDSGLRVEVTATGDQTTLAGIQKLVADAQASGSRAQRLADTAAGWLFWFALGSALVTFVVWALVGLPEDGVVRTITVLVIACPHALGLAIPLVISIATERAARAGVLVKDRLAMESMRSVDTVLFDKTGTLTKGQPTVTAVQPADLQPLSADDLLALAAAAEADSEHPLAHAIVRAAEQHELTVPKADGFTSHPAVGVSADVDGRTVRVGGPALLDQIGGDELAVADDWREEGAIILHVVVDGAVAGALRLADEIREESRTAVQALHERSVQVVMITGDAEAVAHSVGAELGIDRVFAGVRPEDKASKVAELQGEGRKVAMVGDGVNDAPALATADVGIAIGAGTDVAIGSAGIILASDDPRSVLSVIELSRATYRKSVQNLAWGAGYNLVAVPLAAGVLAPIGFVMPMSVGALLMSASTVVVALNAQLLRRLDLRPGSTAPQKHQPEAAARH encoded by the coding sequence ATGAGTACGGAACCGCAGAACGCCGGCCATGAACACCACGGCGCCGTCAGTGCCGAGCAGTCGAGCCAAGAACACGCCGGTCACGCTGGGCATGCCGACCACGCTGGGCATGGCGGCCATGGCGGCCACGGCGGTCACGGCGGTCACGGCGGTCACGGCGGTCATGTCGCGATGTTCCGGAGGCTCTTCTGGGGCTCGCTCGTCGTTGCGATTCCCACCGTTCTCCTGTCGCGGATGTTCGCCGACCTCGTCGGCTACGACCTGCCGCACAACGTCCTGATCGACGCCGCCCCGCCGGTGCTCGGCACCGTCCTCTATGTGTGGTTCGGGCGGCCGTTCCTGACCGGTGCCGTCGGCGAGGTCAAGGCGCGTCAGCCCGGCATGATGCTGCTCGTCGCGCTGGCGATCACGGTCGCGTTCGTTGCGTCGTGGGGCGCGACTCTCGGGCTGCTGCCGCACCATCTCGACTTCTGGTGGGAGCTCGCGCTGCTGGTCGTGATCATGCTGCTGGGTCACTGGATCGAGATGCGGTCGCTGGCCCGCACGACGTCGGCTCTCGACTCGCTCGCGGCGTTGCTGCCCGACGAGGCCGAGCGTGTCGACGGCGACGAGATCTCCACCGTTTCGCCGTCCGACCTGCGGGCCGGCGACATCGTCGTCGTCCGCCCGGGCGGCAGCGTGCCGGCCGACGGACGCGTCGTGCAGGGTTCGGCGGCGATGGATGAAGCGATGATCACCGGTGAGTCGCGCACCGTGCGCCGCGAGGTCGGCGACGCGGTGGTGGCCGGCACGATCGCGACCGACTCCGGTCTGCGGGTCGAGGTGACGGCGACGGGCGACCAGACGACGCTCGCCGGCATCCAGAAGTTGGTGGCCGACGCGCAGGCGTCGGGTTCGCGCGCGCAGCGGCTGGCCGACACGGCTGCCGGATGGTTGTTCTGGTTCGCGCTCGGTTCGGCCCTGGTCACCTTCGTGGTGTGGGCCCTCGTCGGCCTGCCCGAAGACGGCGTCGTGCGCACGATCACCGTGCTCGTCATCGCCTGCCCGCACGCTCTCGGCCTGGCCATTCCGTTGGTGATCTCGATCGCCACCGAGCGCGCCGCGCGCGCCGGCGTGCTGGTGAAGGACCGCCTCGCGATGGAGTCGATGCGTTCGGTCGACACCGTCCTCTTCGACAAGACCGGCACGCTCACCAAGGGCCAGCCGACGGTCACCGCTGTGCAGCCCGCCGACTTGCAACCGCTCTCCGCCGACGACCTGTTGGCGCTGGCTGCGGCGGCCGAGGCCGACTCCGAACACCCACTCGCCCACGCGATCGTGCGGGCCGCCGAGCAGCACGAGCTCACCGTGCCGAAGGCCGACGGTTTCACCTCCCACCCCGCAGTCGGAGTGTCGGCGGACGTCGACGGACGCACCGTCCGCGTCGGTGGGCCGGCCCTGCTCGATCAGATCGGCGGCGACGAACTCGCCGTCGCGGACGACTGGCGCGAGGAGGGCGCGATCATCCTGCACGTCGTCGTCGACGGTGCGGTGGCCGGTGCGTTGCGCCTGGCCGACGAGATCCGCGAAGAGTCGCGCACCGCGGTGCAAGCGCTGCACGAGCGCAGTGTGCAGGTCGTCATGATCACCGGCGACGCCGAGGCGGTCGCGCACTCCGTGGGCGCCGAGCTCGGCATCGACCGAGTCTTCGCCGGCGTCCGCCCCGAGGACAAGGCGTCGAAGGTGGCCGAGTTGCAGGGCGAGGGACGGAAGGTCGCCATGGTCGGCGACGGCGTCAACGACGCGCCCGCACTGGCCACGGCCGACGTCGGCATCGCGATCGGTGCCGGCACCGACGTGGCGATCGGTTCGGCGGGCATCATCCTGGCGTCCGACGATCCGCGCTCGGTGCTGTCGGTGATCGAGCTGTCGCGTGCGACGTACCGCAAGAGCGTGCAGAACCTCGCGTGGGGCGCCGGTTACAACCTGGTCGCCGTGCCGCTCGCGGCCGGTGTGCTCGCGCCCATCGGTTTCGTGATGCCGATGTCGGTCGGGGCATTGCTGATGTCGGCCTCGACGGTCGTGGTCGCGCTCAACGCTCAGCTGCTGCGCAGGCTCGACCTGCGCCCCGGCTCGACGGCGCCCCAGAAGCACCAGCCGGAGGCGGCCGCGCGGCACTAG
- a CDS encoding response regulator transcription factor, whose translation MKAPPNDHRTRVLVVDDEKALAGMIANYLDRAGHRVRVEHTGTDAVSAARDWVPDVIVLDLGLPGLDGVEVCRRVRTFSDCMVLMVTARDDETDTLIGLSVGADDYMTKPFSVRELVARVGVLLRRPRGASTQVAATLRLGDLTVDTHAREVRLADSQIQLTRTEFDLLATFLGQPRRAFDRRALIEAVWGVDWVGDEHLVDTHIAHLRRKLGDDASNPRFIETVRGVGYRAGSGS comes from the coding sequence ATGAAGGCGCCCCCGAATGACCACCGGACGCGGGTTCTCGTCGTTGACGACGAAAAGGCCCTGGCCGGCATGATCGCCAATTACCTCGATCGCGCAGGGCATCGGGTGCGCGTGGAACACACCGGCACCGACGCCGTCTCGGCCGCGCGCGACTGGGTGCCCGATGTCATCGTTCTCGATCTCGGGCTGCCCGGCCTGGACGGCGTCGAGGTATGTCGTCGGGTGCGCACCTTCTCGGACTGCATGGTCTTGATGGTCACCGCTCGGGACGACGAGACCGACACCCTGATCGGCCTCTCGGTGGGCGCCGACGACTACATGACCAAGCCTTTCAGCGTCCGCGAACTGGTCGCACGAGTGGGTGTGCTCCTGCGTCGTCCGCGCGGTGCATCCACACAAGTCGCGGCAACGCTGCGACTGGGCGACCTCACCGTCGACACTCACGCGCGCGAGGTACGCCTCGCCGACTCGCAGATCCAACTCACTCGCACCGAATTTGACTTGCTCGCAACGTTCTTGGGCCAACCACGACGTGCGTTCGACCGCCGAGCGCTCATCGAAGCCGTCTGGGGCGTGGACTGGGTGGGCGATGAGCACCTCGTCGACACCCACATCGCGCACCTGCGTCGAAAGCTGGGCGACGACGCGTCCAATCCACGCTTCATCGAAACGGTGCGCGGCGTCGGTTACCGAGCGGGCAGCGGATCATGA
- a CDS encoding HAMP domain-containing sensor histidine kinase has product MTWLLIAQAVVLCVTAVVATVAAAVIGPPLFHEHLHLAGSDTSGSTFDHVEEAFRSAGLLTLGAALLAAIAAAGLVTVVLGRRLTGPLQDLASAATRVADGHYGATVAKPTRLSELAAVGTAFNRMSAQLASTEQVRQQMLSDLGHELRTPLATIQVYLDAADDDVTSGHELTAVLREQVTRLDRLTRDINAISRADESAITLERNPIDVAELLASVTGPRQDHLRARGLTLDVSAPSGTTLRGDRLRLQQVLTNLLDNAERHTADGGRIRVTVRPEPQAVSIEVADDGDGIGEEHLAHVFERFYRTDTARDRDHGGAGIGLAICRSVVLAHGGSITAHSNGFGTGARFRITLPTP; this is encoded by the coding sequence GTGACCTGGCTGCTGATCGCTCAGGCCGTTGTCCTGTGTGTCACTGCGGTCGTCGCCACGGTGGCCGCCGCGGTGATCGGCCCGCCCCTGTTCCATGAACATCTGCATCTCGCCGGATCCGACACCTCGGGGTCCACCTTCGACCACGTCGAGGAGGCATTCCGGTCCGCGGGGCTCCTCACCTTGGGGGCCGCACTCCTCGCAGCCATCGCTGCCGCCGGCCTGGTCACCGTCGTCCTCGGCCGACGACTGACCGGCCCACTGCAGGACCTCGCCTCAGCCGCCACGCGTGTCGCGGACGGCCACTACGGGGCAACGGTCGCGAAGCCGACCCGCCTGAGCGAGCTTGCTGCGGTCGGCACAGCGTTCAATCGAATGTCGGCCCAGCTCGCCAGCACCGAGCAGGTGCGCCAGCAGATGCTCTCCGATCTCGGCCACGAGTTACGCACACCGCTCGCCACGATTCAGGTCTACCTCGACGCGGCCGACGACGACGTGACGAGCGGTCACGAACTCACGGCCGTGCTGCGCGAACAGGTGACCCGTCTCGACCGGCTCACGAGAGATATCAACGCAATCTCGCGGGCGGACGAATCCGCGATCACCCTCGAACGCAACCCGATCGACGTCGCCGAGCTGCTCGCTTCGGTCACTGGCCCTCGCCAAGACCACCTCAGAGCGCGCGGCCTCACGCTGGACGTGTCCGCGCCGTCCGGGACGACGCTACGCGGCGATCGCCTACGCCTGCAGCAGGTGCTGACGAACCTGCTCGACAACGCGGAGCGACACACAGCGGACGGCGGACGAATCCGGGTCACCGTCCGACCCGAGCCCCAGGCAGTGTCGATCGAGGTGGCCGACGACGGCGACGGCATCGGCGAGGAGCACCTGGCGCACGTTTTCGAACGGTTCTACCGCACCGACACCGCGCGCGACCGAGACCACGGAGGCGCGGGCATCGGCCTCGCGATCTGTCGTTCGGTGGTGCTCGCGCACGGCGGGTCGATCACGGCGCACAGCAACGGGTTCGGCACGGGCGCACGCTTTCGGATCACCCTGCCAACTCCATGA
- a CDS encoding DUF305 domain-containing protein has product MKHLSTITLAGAAVLALTLTACGSDDSSHSAGHGSMMSSAASPATAAGRQGDIRFAQQMIPHHRQAVQMADMALNRQGVSADVTRLAAAIKKAQDPEINTMTGWLKSWGATVPTGGDHSGHDMSSMSGMSGTGDMTGMMSQQDMDMLGKATGPAFDRMWLTMMVKHHQGAVTMSSDVKKTTDNPEVSSLADSIIKAQNAEIRTMQDLLKTPAA; this is encoded by the coding sequence ATGAAACACCTTTCGACGATCACCCTCGCCGGCGCCGCCGTGCTCGCACTCACGCTCACAGCATGCGGAAGCGACGACAGCAGCCACTCCGCGGGGCACGGATCGATGATGTCCTCGGCCGCGTCACCGGCGACTGCAGCCGGCAGGCAAGGTGACATCAGGTTCGCGCAGCAGATGATCCCGCACCACCGCCAGGCGGTGCAGATGGCCGACATGGCGCTCAACCGGCAGGGCGTCTCGGCCGACGTCACCCGCCTCGCGGCCGCCATCAAGAAGGCACAGGATCCCGAGATCAACACGATGACCGGGTGGCTGAAGTCGTGGGGCGCGACCGTGCCGACCGGCGGCGATCACTCGGGCCACGACATGAGCAGCATGAGCGGCATGAGCGGCACGGGCGACATGACCGGAATGATGTCGCAGCAGGACATGGACATGCTCGGCAAGGCGACAGGCCCGGCGTTCGACCGGATGTGGCTGACGATGATGGTCAAGCACCACCAAGGCGCGGTCACGATGTCGTCCGACGTCAAGAAGACCACCGACAACCCGGAGGTCAGCAGCCTTGCCGACTCGATCATCAAGGCTCAGAACGCCGAGATCCGCACGATGCAGGACTTGCTGAAGACCCCCGCGGCCTGA
- a CDS encoding class I SAM-dependent methyltransferase produces the protein MTHSTADSGDSSRTWEQLSTGFEQARAREDSLDRLVEWPAQRELLGDVTGLAVLDAGCGNGAKVAQLADEGAAACVGVDISGNFIAPPPGVEFIQGDLSDLSVLPGMTGRRFDRVLFLQSFGYATDPVHALRVAASMLTDAGFILLTRTQPVRYAIERAEQNGTSLGQEYFATESFADRHANWDENVTLTKRPYTMSDLLNTFSAAELWIETTVEPQLSAEVAQRYPHKQAVLAKYLGILMFKLRPLPRVSGLRTND, from the coding sequence ATGACTCACAGCACCGCCGATTCAGGCGACTCGAGCCGGACGTGGGAGCAGCTCTCCACCGGGTTCGAGCAGGCCCGGGCCCGCGAGGACTCGCTCGATCGACTCGTCGAGTGGCCGGCGCAGCGCGAGTTGCTCGGCGACGTGACCGGTCTGGCGGTGCTCGACGCCGGCTGCGGCAACGGCGCGAAGGTCGCGCAGCTGGCCGACGAGGGCGCCGCCGCGTGCGTCGGCGTAGACATCAGCGGCAACTTCATCGCGCCGCCGCCGGGTGTTGAGTTCATCCAGGGCGACCTGTCCGACCTGTCGGTGCTGCCGGGCATGACCGGCCGGCGATTCGATCGCGTCCTGTTCCTGCAGTCGTTCGGCTACGCCACCGATCCGGTGCACGCGCTACGGGTGGCCGCCTCGATGCTCACCGACGCCGGCTTCATCCTGCTGACTCGCACCCAGCCCGTCCGATACGCGATCGAGCGGGCCGAACAGAACGGCACCTCCCTCGGGCAGGAGTACTTCGCCACCGAGAGCTTCGCCGACCGACACGCGAACTGGGACGAGAACGTCACGCTGACCAAGCGTCCGTACACGATGTCCGACCTGCTCAACACGTTCAGCGCCGCGGAGCTGTGGATCGAAACGACCGTCGAACCGCAGCTGTCCGCGGAGGTCGCGCAGCGCTACCCGCACAAGCAGGCCGTGCTGGCCAAGTACCTCGGCATCCTGATGTTCAAGCTGCGCCCGTTGCCGCGGGTGTCCGGCTTGCGAACCAACGACTGA